A genomic region of Pirellulales bacterium contains the following coding sequences:
- a CDS encoding response regulator transcription factor, with protein MPKSSKKSFPRRGKTAASNPRRRRITVMVVDNQLLVAELLARSVSALPGFSVALVTSDALQALSAAERVPTAIAVIDAAMPNAFRAARTLASHTSRTRVILLDEFPSEAHIRRALECGASGYSTKCEPWNDFAEALENIAAGGTAFPRLPAVEQGERQKLPYRRSGGEGEPSSALLTSRELEVLTHLARGLRVQDCARMLGISHNTVENHKARIMGKLGIHKTVELTRFAVRHGIVSAS; from the coding sequence ATGCCGAAATCATCGAAGAAGTCGTTCCCACGCCGTGGGAAGACTGCGGCGTCGAATCCGAGACGTCGTCGCATCACCGTCATGGTGGTCGATAACCAGTTGCTGGTGGCAGAGCTGCTGGCGCGCTCGGTATCCGCCCTGCCCGGCTTTTCCGTGGCGCTCGTGACAAGTGACGCCCTGCAAGCTCTTTCCGCCGCCGAGCGCGTGCCGACGGCGATCGCGGTGATCGACGCGGCAATGCCGAACGCTTTCCGCGCCGCGCGGACGCTTGCTTCTCACACCTCGCGGACACGCGTTATCTTGCTGGACGAATTTCCTTCCGAGGCCCACATTCGTCGCGCCCTCGAATGCGGTGCGTCGGGCTATTCGACCAAGTGTGAACCTTGGAACGATTTTGCAGAAGCGCTCGAGAATATCGCTGCAGGTGGAACAGCATTCCCCAGATTACCGGCTGTCGAGCAGGGTGAGAGGCAAAAGCTGCCATACCGACGTAGCGGTGGCGAGGGGGAGCCTTCGTCTGCGTTACTAACCTCGCGCGAACTCGAAGTTCTGACGCATTTGGCACGTGGACTAAGAGTGCAAGATTGCGCTCGGATGCTAGGAATCAGTCACAATACGGTCGAGAATCACAAGGCCCGAATCATGGGCAAGTTAGGGATTCACAAAACTGTCGAGTTGACACGATTTGCCGTTCGCCACGGAATCGTCTCAGCAAGCTAA
- a CDS encoding ATPase, T2SS/T4P/T4SS family has translation MASGKRDFSEILIRQGVISADQLAEANQLSRASGVKVGDALVRLGYANSEEVMRAIAQEHGLDYINLSEVVIPPAVVELVPESVARENVILPMAKEDDSLKVIVSDPNDLDTLDKLRFILNCKVDIALAPREHIVDAINRHYGQTEGESADSMLQEFTDTAIDFTETVESTDSSAEVIDETSAPIVRLVQLIITEAVQLRASDIHVEPFEDRVRVRYRIDGVLVERDAAPRRLLGAILSRIKILGKIDIAERRRPQDGRIKVTVGEKELDLRVSVLPTNHGQSVVMRVLDKDSIKVGLRQLGLAEEDFRAFNQLIKRPNGIILVTGPTGSGKTTTLYAALNDLNRPDRKIITAEDPVEYYLPGINQVQVSHGIGLDFARIIRSMLRQAPNVILVGEMRDAETAEMGIQASLTGHLVFSTLHTNDAPGAITRMVDMGVPSYLVASSVIAILAQRLVRVVCTKCKQPYMPSDAILETAGIRREIAEKAHFSKGKGCGNCQRSGYRGRIGIYELLLMKTKIREMAFQGASTQEIRKVAMANGMKTLYQDGMLKAMKGITSIEEVFRVAKRTGNE, from the coding sequence ATGGCATCTGGGAAGCGCGACTTTTCAGAGATATTGATTCGCCAAGGTGTAATCAGTGCCGACCAATTGGCCGAAGCCAATCAACTGTCGCGAGCGTCAGGGGTTAAGGTGGGCGACGCCCTGGTGCGGCTCGGCTATGCCAATAGTGAAGAGGTGATGCGGGCCATCGCACAGGAGCATGGCCTGGATTACATCAATCTCAGCGAAGTTGTAATTCCGCCCGCGGTCGTCGAATTGGTGCCAGAGTCTGTCGCGCGCGAAAACGTCATCCTGCCCATGGCAAAGGAAGACGACTCGCTGAAGGTGATCGTCAGCGACCCGAACGACCTGGATACGCTGGACAAGCTGCGATTTATTCTGAATTGCAAGGTCGATATCGCCCTGGCTCCGCGTGAACATATCGTCGACGCGATCAATCGCCATTACGGCCAGACCGAGGGCGAAAGCGCTGACTCGATGTTGCAGGAGTTCACCGACACCGCCATCGACTTTACCGAGACAGTGGAGTCGACCGACAGTTCGGCCGAGGTCATCGATGAAACCAGCGCGCCGATCGTACGCCTGGTCCAATTGATCATCACCGAGGCCGTTCAGTTGCGGGCCTCGGATATTCACGTCGAGCCATTTGAGGATCGGGTGCGGGTCCGTTACCGCATCGACGGCGTATTGGTCGAGCGAGACGCCGCCCCCCGCCGACTGTTGGGTGCCATCCTGTCCCGCATCAAGATTTTGGGCAAAATCGACATCGCCGAACGTCGCCGCCCCCAGGACGGGCGGATCAAGGTCACCGTGGGAGAAAAGGAGCTCGACCTGCGCGTCAGCGTCCTCCCCACCAACCACGGCCAATCGGTGGTCATGCGAGTTTTGGACAAAGACAGCATCAAGGTCGGCCTGCGTCAGCTGGGCCTGGCCGAGGAAGACTTCCGAGCCTTCAATCAGCTTATCAAGCGACCCAACGGCATTATCCTTGTGACCGGCCCGACCGGCTCAGGTAAAACGACCACCCTCTACGCGGCTCTGAACGACCTGAATCGACCCGATAGGAAGATCATCACCGCCGAGGATCCGGTCGAGTATTACCTGCCCGGGATCAATCAGGTGCAGGTCAGCCACGGTATCGGGCTGGACTTTGCCCGCATCATTCGCTCAATGTTGCGCCAGGCCCCGAACGTGATCCTCGTGGGTGAGATGCGAGATGCCGAGACCGCCGAGATGGGAATCCAAGCATCTCTGACTGGACACTTAGTATTCAGTACGCTACATACGAACGATGCGCCTGGAGCTATTACGCGCATGGTCGACATGGGGGTGCCGTCCTATCTGGTCGCCAGCAGTGTGATCGCCATCCTCGCGCAACGGCTTGTGCGGGTTGTATGCACGAAGTGCAAGCAGCCCTACATGCCTTCGGATGCCATTTTGGAGACCGCCGGCATCCGTCGCGAAATCGCCGAGAAGGCTCATTTTTCCAAAGGAAAAGGGTGCGGAAACTGCCAACGCAGCGGCTACCGCGGGCGCATCGGCATCTACGAGTTGCTGTTGATGAAGACCAAAATTCGCGAGATGGCCTTCCAAGGCGCGTCGACTCAAGAAATACGTAAGGTCGCAATGGCAAACGGGATGAAGACGCTTTACCAGGACGGCATGCTGAAAGCGATGAAGGGCATTACAAGTATCGAAGAGGTTTTTCGCGTGGCCAAACGAACCGGCAACGAGTAA
- a CDS encoding type IV pilus twitching motility protein PilT, translated as MGTILIDKLLQTVVTQGASDLHISVGQPPVLRLHGRMRKLETKVLTGEDTVSLMKSITPERCQQELQEVGGSDFGFAFGSAARFRVSIFKQKGNIGMVLRQIPNKFLSMDQLGLPVVCKELIMRPRGLFLVTGPTGSGKSTSLASMINYLNENVDHHIITIEDPIEFYHEHKKSTVNQREVGVDVPSFAEAIRRALRQDPDVILVGEMRDLETIEAAITAAETGHVVFGTLHTTGAQGTVNRIIDVFPTSQQDQIRTQLSTSIIGILSQALLPRISGGRVAAHELLVVTSAIANLIRENKTFRINSSIQTGMKYGMQLLDDHMFKLWREGIVDKEEVMVKSNSPDDMKRRFERAEKGMFEDEENRGDKDKKEKDEH; from the coding sequence GTGGGAACGATCTTAATCGACAAACTGTTGCAGACAGTGGTCACCCAAGGGGCCAGCGATCTGCACATCTCCGTCGGCCAACCGCCGGTTCTGCGGTTGCACGGCCGCATGCGCAAGCTGGAAACCAAAGTGCTCACCGGGGAAGATACCGTGAGCCTGATGAAAAGCATTACGCCCGAGCGCTGTCAGCAGGAATTGCAAGAGGTCGGCGGTAGCGACTTCGGATTCGCCTTTGGATCCGCGGCCCGTTTCCGGGTGTCGATCTTCAAGCAAAAGGGCAACATCGGCATGGTGTTGCGGCAGATTCCCAACAAGTTCCTGAGCATGGATCAGTTGGGCCTGCCGGTCGTTTGTAAAGAATTGATTATGCGTCCGCGAGGCCTGTTTCTCGTTACAGGCCCAACTGGGTCGGGCAAGTCGACCAGTCTGGCCAGCATGATCAACTATCTGAACGAAAATGTTGACCATCACATCATCACGATCGAAGATCCGATCGAGTTCTATCACGAACATAAAAAATCGACCGTCAACCAGCGCGAAGTAGGCGTCGATGTGCCAAGTTTCGCCGAGGCCATTCGCCGCGCCTTGCGGCAAGACCCGGACGTGATTCTGGTAGGCGAAATGCGCGACCTGGAGACGATCGAGGCCGCCATCACGGCCGCCGAAACCGGGCACGTCGTTTTCGGCACTCTGCACACCACCGGCGCGCAAGGCACGGTCAACCGCATCATTGACGTCTTCCCGACCAGCCAGCAGGATCAGATTCGCACGCAATTGTCGACGTCGATTATCGGGATCCTCTCGCAAGCGCTGCTACCGCGGATCAGCGGCGGCCGCGTTGCCGCGCACGAGCTACTGGTCGTCACCTCTGCAATCGCCAACCTGATTCGCGAGAACAAGACGTTCCGCATCAATTCGTCGATTCAGACCGGCATGAAGTACGGCATGCAGCTGCTGGACGATCACATGTTCAAGCTGTGGCGCGAGGGAATCGTCGACAAGGAGGAAGTGATGGTTAAGTCCAACTCTCCTGACGATATGAAGCGCCGCTTCGAGCGGGCCGAGAAGGGCATGTTCGAAGACGAAGAAAACCGTGGCGATAAGGATAAGAAGGAAAAGGACGAGCACTAA
- a CDS encoding ATPase, T2SS/T4P/T4SS family → MAMRRIGQIFVDLGFISDEQLELLLEEQQQRPDELLGQVAEGMGLVSDDQLAQALAEQMNMQVIGLSEVVVPPEVLAYVTEPMAQLYRIIPISFKNGTLVIAMCDPQKLSILDELRNFLGYDVRAVVATERDIKGALDRYYATAESVESLITDMEQDKDLAKAAALIGREGPIDLTSVEALADSAPVRKLLNMVLLLAIKDHASDLHFEPFENEFKIRIKADGVLYEMVPPPRHLAFAITTRIKVMANLDIAERRLPQDGRIELSVGGHPVDLRVAVLPTMFGESVVMRVLDRSVVKLDLNGVGMNADLMRQFRVVIGKPNGIVLVTGPTGSGKTTTLYSALSELNHISDKLITTEDPIEYDIDGIVQVPIDASIGNTFAMCLRAILRQDPDRILVGEIRDVETAEIAVQASLTGHMVFSTLHTNDAPSTITRLRDMGVAPFLITATVEAILAQRLVRRVCSNCREEVRPAGEMLAELQLTPTDVADKKFFRGKGCDTCNNTGYKGRVGLFELMIMNEDLREMVIRNASTDDIRDKARSYGMVTLRDAGMQAVYGGTTTIEEVVRETIVEG, encoded by the coding sequence ATGGCAATGCGACGTATTGGCCAAATCTTCGTCGATCTTGGCTTCATCTCCGACGAACAGCTCGAGCTGCTGCTAGAAGAGCAGCAGCAACGCCCCGATGAGTTGCTCGGCCAGGTGGCCGAGGGAATGGGCCTGGTCTCCGACGACCAGTTAGCCCAGGCGTTGGCCGAACAGATGAACATGCAGGTGATCGGCCTTTCCGAGGTCGTCGTCCCGCCCGAGGTGTTGGCCTACGTGACCGAGCCGATGGCTCAGCTGTACCGTATCATCCCGATCAGCTTCAAGAACGGCACGCTGGTGATCGCCATGTGCGACCCGCAGAAGCTGTCCATTCTGGACGAGCTGCGGAACTTCTTAGGCTACGACGTGCGCGCCGTGGTCGCCACCGAGCGCGACATCAAAGGCGCTCTCGACCGCTACTACGCCACGGCCGAAAGCGTCGAGTCGTTGATTACCGACATGGAGCAGGACAAGGACCTGGCCAAGGCCGCCGCGCTAATCGGCCGCGAAGGTCCCATCGACCTGACCAGCGTCGAAGCTCTGGCCGATAGCGCCCCGGTGCGCAAGCTATTGAATATGGTGTTACTGCTGGCGATCAAGGATCACGCCAGCGACTTGCACTTCGAGCCGTTTGAAAACGAGTTCAAGATTCGTATCAAGGCTGACGGCGTGTTGTACGAAATGGTACCCCCGCCGCGGCATTTGGCGTTTGCCATTACCACGCGCATCAAAGTCATGGCCAACCTCGACATTGCCGAGCGTCGCTTGCCGCAGGACGGCCGCATCGAGCTGAGCGTCGGCGGCCATCCCGTCGACTTGCGGGTGGCCGTGCTGCCCACGATGTTCGGCGAGAGCGTGGTCATGCGGGTGTTGGACCGCTCGGTCGTCAAGCTCGACCTCAACGGCGTGGGCATGAACGCCGACCTGATGCGGCAATTTCGCGTGGTTATCGGCAAGCCCAACGGCATCGTACTCGTGACGGGGCCAACAGGATCGGGCAAAACCACGACGCTCTACTCGGCGCTTTCCGAGTTGAATCATATTTCCGACAAGCTCATTACGACCGAAGACCCCATCGAGTACGACATCGACGGTATCGTGCAGGTGCCGATCGATGCATCGATCGGCAATACATTCGCTATGTGCCTGCGCGCTATCCTCCGCCAAGATCCCGACCGCATCCTGGTTGGCGAAATCCGCGACGTGGAAACGGCCGAGATCGCCGTGCAGGCTTCACTTACCGGCCACATGGTGTTTAGCACGCTGCACACCAACGATGCCCCCAGCACGATCACGCGTTTGCGCGACATGGGTGTGGCGCCGTTTTTGATCACCGCCACGGTCGAGGCGATCCTGGCGCAACGATTGGTGCGACGCGTCTGCTCCAATTGCCGCGAAGAGGTCCGGCCGGCAGGCGAGATGCTCGCCGAACTACAGCTCACTCCGACCGACGTCGCCGACAAGAAATTCTTCCGCGGCAAAGGCTGCGATACGTGCAACAACACCGGCTACAAAGGGCGCGTTGGTTTGTTCGAGTTGATGATCATGAACGAGGATCTGCGCGAGATGGTGATCCGCAACGCCTCGACAGATGATATCCGCGACAAAGCCCGCAGCTACGGAATGGTCACGCTCCGCGACGCCGGCATGCAAGCCGTCTACGGCGGCACCACGACCATCGAAGAGGTTGTCCGCGAAACGATTGTGGAAGGATAA
- a CDS encoding type II secretion system F family protein → MPTFQFEAMDATGQEIKDLIEAPSEEEAQATIRQMGYFVTKISVKKARKAAAEKKKSGKKKSFAIGGVNSKVLTTFTRQLSILQDAGLPILRSLRILEGQQKGGRLKNSLIDVCDDIESGSTLSEAMGKQHKAFDRLYVNMIKAGEAGGALEVILRRLAEFQEKSESLKRKVKGALVYPVVVICVAVGILVFIMYKIVPEFIKIFDGFGLKLPAMTVLLVNMSYATVHFWYLIPVIPISFWLVVKLIRKFRHGRAGWDLFLLKMPVFGQIIEKNIVARTTRTLGTLVASGVPILEALNITRETSGNAVFENMYTKIYESIREGESISRPMKEFSRPKFHIMAVFFWFVFVAGPVGVLVYLTRMNTRIVDDLVVNMVDVGEETGELDTMLYKVADNYDEEVAVLTESLVSLLEPLMIVILGVMVGFIVIALFLPLIDLITNLSGGK, encoded by the coding sequence ATGCCGACTTTTCAATTCGAAGCGATGGACGCCACAGGTCAGGAAATCAAGGACCTGATCGAGGCGCCGAGCGAAGAAGAAGCGCAGGCCACAATTCGGCAGATGGGATACTTCGTCACGAAGATCTCCGTCAAAAAAGCCCGTAAGGCCGCGGCTGAAAAAAAGAAAAGCGGCAAGAAAAAAAGCTTTGCCATCGGCGGCGTCAACAGCAAGGTCCTCACCACCTTCACCCGCCAATTGTCCATTCTACAGGACGCCGGCCTGCCGATTCTTCGCAGCCTGCGCATTCTGGAAGGGCAACAAAAAGGTGGCCGGCTGAAAAACAGTCTGATCGACGTCTGCGACGACATCGAATCCGGCTCGACGCTGTCCGAAGCGATGGGCAAGCAGCACAAGGCGTTCGACCGCCTGTACGTCAACATGATCAAGGCCGGCGAGGCCGGCGGTGCCCTGGAAGTGATTCTCCGCCGCCTGGCTGAGTTCCAAGAGAAGTCGGAGTCGCTCAAGCGCAAGGTCAAAGGCGCGCTTGTGTACCCGGTGGTCGTGATCTGCGTCGCGGTCGGCATCTTGGTCTTCATCATGTACAAGATCGTGCCGGAGTTCATCAAGATCTTCGACGGCTTCGGTCTCAAGCTACCGGCCATGACGGTGTTGCTAGTGAACATGAGCTACGCCACGGTCCACTTTTGGTACTTGATCCCAGTCATTCCCATCAGCTTCTGGCTGGTCGTCAAGCTGATTCGCAAATTTCGCCACGGCCGCGCCGGCTGGGACCTGTTCCTGTTGAAGATGCCGGTGTTCGGCCAGATCATTGAAAAGAACATCGTGGCCCGCACCACCCGCACCCTCGGCACGCTGGTGGCCAGCGGTGTGCCGATTCTCGAAGCGCTGAACATCACGCGCGAGACGTCTGGCAACGCGGTCTTCGAGAACATGTACACCAAAATTTACGAATCGATTCGCGAGGGCGAGTCGATTTCGCGACCGATGAAGGAATTTTCCCGGCCGAAGTTCCACATCATGGCCGTGTTCTTCTGGTTTGTGTTCGTGGCCGGCCCGGTCGGCGTGCTGGTCTACCTCACACGCATGAATACACGTATCGTCGACGACCTGGTCGTGAACATGGTCGACGTGGGCGAGGAAACCGGCGAGCTCGACACGATGTTGTACAAAGTCGCCGATAACTACGACGAAGAAGTGGCCGTACTCACCGAGAGCCTGGTGAGCCTGCTCGAGCCACTTATGATCGTGATCCTGGGCGTCATGGTGGGCTTCATCGTGATCGCGCTGTTCTTGCCGCTGATCGACCTGATCACCAACCTGTCGGGTGGAAAGTAA
- a CDS encoding type II secretion system protein: MLNHRNAEREARNAELIAHASRRPEARPGISVRRIAISTPRSAFRRGFTMVELMMSLIIMGLLVSLLGVAVGFAVNKAKEVRMTSEISNLDVAFQNYKNQFGGEYPPCMAVPILGGTQLTSPSRLDLFNRALRKRFARYTLDYLTLRSILANGAGASNLNPPPWTVSSISTGQHIALDLQTLDAAEALVFWLAGPPAPLNVASSTILYGFSANPTNPFQQAGSRLPSLFDFDETRLTDVDGDGWPEYTPAGTSNKSIGMAPFVYFEPASMTYINLQNNSQLIACYPPKVTAIPIGAPTYAPQGNPPQLPVQPGTYGNSGLGAEWGLAVPYPTSVNTSTTNYTFTFWNPKKFQIICAGADSDYGGSNYEPPPPESSGGGRANMPVLPQTAKQGATGFIGTPILLQGDLDNLTNFTTGKLEDFTPQ, encoded by the coding sequence ATGCTGAATCACAGAAACGCTGAACGCGAAGCGCGGAACGCGGAACTGATAGCACACGCATCCAGGCGGCCGGAAGCGCGGCCCGGGATCTCCGTTCGTCGCATAGCGATTAGCACTCCTCGTTCAGCGTTTCGCCGCGGCTTCACCATGGTCGAACTGATGATGTCGCTGATCATCATGGGCCTGCTGGTATCGCTCTTGGGCGTCGCCGTGGGGTTTGCCGTCAACAAGGCCAAAGAAGTCCGCATGACATCCGAGATCAGCAATCTCGATGTAGCGTTTCAAAACTACAAGAACCAATTCGGTGGCGAGTATCCGCCGTGCATGGCTGTTCCAATTCTGGGTGGAACTCAGTTGACATCGCCGTCTCGACTCGACTTGTTCAACCGCGCACTGCGCAAACGATTTGCGCGATACACGTTAGATTACTTGACCTTAAGGTCGATTTTGGCAAATGGTGCTGGCGCATCGAACCTGAACCCGCCTCCCTGGACAGTAAGCAGCATTAGTACCGGCCAGCACATTGCGCTTGATCTACAAACATTAGATGCAGCCGAGGCGCTCGTTTTTTGGCTGGCTGGCCCCCCGGCACCGCTCAATGTTGCGTCGTCAACGATCTTGTATGGTTTTAGTGCCAATCCGACGAACCCATTTCAGCAGGCCGGGTCACGTTTGCCGAGCCTTTTTGACTTCGACGAAACTCGTCTGACGGATGTCGACGGCGACGGTTGGCCTGAGTATACGCCAGCGGGGACGAGCAATAAGTCGATTGGCATGGCGCCCTTCGTGTACTTCGAGCCCGCAAGCATGACGTACATCAATTTGCAGAATAACAGCCAACTGATCGCGTGTTACCCGCCGAAGGTGACTGCTATTCCAATTGGCGCTCCGACCTACGCTCCTCAGGGCAATCCGCCCCAGCTGCCGGTTCAGCCAGGAACATACGGCAATTCCGGCCTCGGTGCAGAGTGGGGCTTGGCCGTGCCCTATCCGACGAGTGTCAATACCAGCACCACGAATTACACGTTTACCTTCTGGAATCCCAAGAAGTTCCAGATCATCTGCGCCGGGGCCGATTCGGATTACGGCGGGTCAAATTATGAACCGCCACCACCCGAATCGTCTGGCGGTGGCCGCGCTAACATGCCAGTCCTGCCGCAAACGGCAAAGCAAGGCGCGACGGGCTTTATCGGCACGCCCATTTTGCTGCAGGGCGATCTCGACAATTTGACCAACTTCACCACGGGCAAACTCGAAGATTTCACACCGCAATAA
- a CDS encoding prepilin-type N-terminal cleavage/methylation domain-containing protein has protein sequence MIHSARSSFIISHSSLRPAFTLVELLVAIIIIAILAGLFLGALGKAQQAANIANTQALIAKLNSQLMLRYESYRTRRLPISTTTLGLGISVYNATNTPLILPGQCFAAYRLAAIRELMRMELPDRYADMMTANNSYNLPFGIPIVPQYITFDGSTWYPGPIGGSFMIQPTAVNLSYQRRCNTNAQGAPSPQFEDAECLYMIITTGLSDNTVANEQINPANVGDVDGDGMPEFIDAWGNPIRFLRWAPGFISDMQPQDATNSPSDPNFTATRHDPFDPLKLQHPFAAAGHNFQSSPAATAYDGMALYPLIYSMGPDRTGDIQRPSTDAHGFALASNNWACTFQTIFMTSSQAFHVYDPYSVGNGGNLAGAPFDEDGDGDPNGGADNIHNHLIGQ, from the coding sequence GTGATTCATTCCGCCCGTTCATCGTTCATCATTTCACATTCATCATTACGGCCAGCCTTCACACTCGTCGAACTGCTAGTCGCGATCATCATCATTGCCATCCTGGCTGGCCTGTTCTTGGGCGCCCTAGGTAAGGCACAACAAGCCGCCAACATCGCCAACACGCAGGCCTTGATCGCCAAGCTCAACAGCCAGCTCATGCTCCGCTACGAGTCGTACCGAACGCGGCGACTGCCGATCAGCACAACGACACTGGGCCTTGGTATCAGCGTATACAACGCCACTAATACCCCGCTGATCCTGCCTGGCCAGTGCTTTGCGGCCTATCGTCTGGCGGCAATTCGCGAGCTGATGCGCATGGAGTTGCCTGATCGGTATGCAGACATGATGACGGCCAACAATTCGTATAACCTTCCGTTCGGCATTCCAATTGTGCCCCAATACATCACTTTCGACGGGTCCACATGGTATCCCGGTCCAATCGGCGGCTCATTCATGATTCAACCGACGGCCGTGAATCTTTCCTATCAGCGTCGGTGCAATACCAACGCTCAGGGTGCGCCGTCACCGCAGTTTGAGGACGCCGAATGCTTGTACATGATCATCACGACCGGTCTCAGCGACAATACGGTGGCCAACGAGCAGATTAACCCCGCAAACGTGGGTGACGTCGACGGTGACGGCATGCCCGAGTTTATTGACGCCTGGGGCAATCCGATTCGCTTTTTGCGATGGGCCCCCGGATTCATATCCGATATGCAGCCGCAGGACGCAACGAACAGTCCCAGTGATCCCAATTTCACTGCGACCAGACACGATCCATTTGATCCGTTGAAATTGCAGCATCCATTTGCGGCGGCCGGCCACAATTTTCAAAGCTCTCCCGCGGCCACAGCCTATGACGGTATGGCGCTCTACCCATTGATTTATTCCATGGGTCCCGATCGCACGGGGGACATCCAACGTCCGTCCACCGACGCACACGGTTTCGCGCTAGCGTCGAACAATTGGGCCTGCACGTTTCAAACGATTTTCATGACGTCATCGCAAGCGTTCCACGTTTACGACCCGTATAGCGTCGGTAACGGTGGCAATCTTGCAGGTGCGCCCTTCGACGAAGACGGCGATGGCGATCCGAACGGCGGAGCAGACAACATTCACAACCATTTGATCGGTCAATAG
- a CDS encoding prepilin-type N-terminal cleavage/methylation domain-containing protein: MDQVLHQRRRHVRGVTLLELLVVITIMVLLAAAAVPVFAPAMQNRQIREASRTVGTFITGARNRALQTGRPVGVVLERLQGMNDACVSLSYAEVPPPYSGDASNSTALVQYYNGQAFLAALTPYYSGSVLNSSLDVGWMGAIRIGDMIRFNFQGPYFQILTPLNPASYDFTTGFLTGDPATPPGANPPYYYMWPLGIVPGSNTVPPNSGGGTTGFRYQIVRAPIRMAAGAVQLPGPTVIDLSFSGFNGGSNLVDTGGMQNAAHNTNISPWVYSYSFQPLWPRVGAPSVATSNCPFTNPLNSNLPRDDTSSVIITFNPSGGVDWIWCWPNGGYSPMTNPANTSPLPLLAPQSNPVPAPVKATTPIHLLVGKRELLPLPSLGPPPNTNPNSSSFQPYANWQDLTNFWVTINPQSGTVTVVENAASTTAINNNGYLNSGYGSFVELMEARQLALQSMRARGQ; this comes from the coding sequence GTGGACCAAGTACTTCATCAACGCCGCCGACACGTCCGTGGCGTCACACTGCTAGAACTCTTGGTCGTGATCACGATCATGGTCCTGTTGGCGGCCGCGGCCGTGCCGGTATTCGCGCCGGCGATGCAAAATCGCCAGATTCGTGAAGCGTCGCGAACGGTTGGCACGTTTATTACCGGTGCCCGGAATCGCGCTTTGCAAACCGGCCGGCCGGTGGGCGTGGTGCTCGAACGCTTGCAGGGAATGAACGACGCTTGTGTGTCGCTATCGTATGCCGAGGTGCCGCCCCCTTACTCGGGCGATGCGTCGAATTCGACCGCCCTGGTTCAATACTACAACGGTCAGGCGTTCCTGGCCGCCTTGACACCGTACTACAGCGGCAGCGTCCTCAACAGCTCGCTCGACGTAGGTTGGATGGGTGCCATCCGCATCGGCGATATGATTCGCTTCAACTTTCAGGGCCCGTATTTTCAAATCCTCACGCCGCTCAATCCAGCGTCCTACGATTTCACGACAGGTTTTTTGACCGGGGATCCCGCCACACCACCTGGTGCGAATCCTCCCTACTATTATATGTGGCCGCTGGGTATCGTGCCCGGATCGAACACCGTCCCGCCCAACAGCGGCGGAGGGACCACGGGCTTTCGCTACCAGATCGTTCGCGCACCGATCAGGATGGCCGCTGGCGCCGTGCAACTGCCCGGCCCCACGGTCATCGACTTGAGCTTCTCGGGCTTCAATGGCGGCAGCAATCTGGTCGACACCGGCGGCATGCAAAACGCCGCGCATAACACGAACATCTCTCCGTGGGTGTACAGCTATTCCTTCCAGCCGCTATGGCCGCGCGTTGGCGCCCCGTCTGTAGCCACGAGCAATTGTCCGTTTACCAACCCTCTTAATTCGAACTTACCGCGTGATGACACCTCTTCGGTGATCATCACGTTCAACCCCTCGGGCGGCGTCGACTGGATCTGGTGCTGGCCGAATGGCGGATACAGCCCAATGACAAATCCGGCCAACACGTCGCCGCTCCCTCTATTGGCGCCGCAATCGAACCCTGTGCCGGCTCCGGTCAAGGCGACCACGCCAATTCACTTGCTCGTGGGCAAGCGCGAGTTGCTGCCGCTCCCCTCGTTGGGTCCGCCGCCGAACACGAACCCTAACAGCTCGAGCTTTCAGCCCTATGCCAACTGGCAGGACTTGACCAATTTCTGGGTCACGATCAATCCTCAGTCGGGCACGGTGACGGTCGTCGAGAACGCCGCGTCGACCACGGCCATCAACAACAACGGCTACCTCAATAGCGGTTACGGTTCGTTTGTCGAGCTTATGGAGGCGCGGCAATTGGCCCTTCAGTCCATGCGCGCGAGAGGCCAGTAA